One window of the Eschrichtius robustus isolate mEscRob2 chromosome 13, mEscRob2.pri, whole genome shotgun sequence genome contains the following:
- the ALG10 gene encoding dol-P-Glc:Glc(2)Man(9)GlcNAc(2)-PP-Dol alpha-1,2-glucosyltransferase, with protein MLSSLRPVLSCAPISSPNVKLDFGDLRIPHIFSRTRFLAMRAGMAQLEGYYFSAALSCTFLVSCLLFSAFSRALREPYMDEIFHLPQAQRYCEGHFSLSQWDPMITTLPGLYLLSVGVVKPASWIFGWSEHVVCSVGMLRFVNLLFSVGNFYLLYLLLRKVQPRHKAASSIQRILSTLTLAVFPTLYFFNFLYYTEAGSMFFTLFAYLMCLYGNHKTSALLGFCGFMFRQTNIVWAIFCAGNVIAQKLTEAWKTELQKKKEERLPSIKGPFSEFRKILQFLLAYSMSFKNLSMLFLLTWPYILLMFLFCAFVVVNGGIVIGDRSSHEACLHFPQLFYFFSFTLVFSFPHLLSLKKIRSFLCLVWKRRIQFFVITLVSIFLVWKFTYAHKYLLADNRHYTFYVWKRVFQRYEIVKYLLVPVYIFAGWSIADSLKSKSIFWNLMFFICLFTIIVPQKLLEFRYFILPYVIYRLNIPLPPTSRLVCELGCYAVVNFLTFYIFLNKTFQWPNSQDIQRFMW; from the exons ATGCTCAGTTCCCTCCGGCCAGTCCTTTCTTGCGCGCCCATTTCGAGCCCGAATGTCAAGCTCGACTTTGGGGACTTGAGAATCCCGCACATATTTTCCAGGACTAGATTCTTGGCTATGCGGGCAGGAATGGCGCAGCTGGAGGGTTACTATTTCTCGGCAGCCCTGAGCTGTACCTTTTTAGTGTCCTGCCTCCTTTTCTCTGCTTTCAGCCGGGCGCTGCGAGAGCCCTACATGGACGAGATCTTCCACCTGCCGCAGGCACAGCGCTACTGTGAGGGCCATTTCTCCCTCTCGCAG tgggaccCCATGATTACTACATTACCTGGCTTATACCTGCTGTCAGTTGGAGTGGTCAAACCTGCCAGTTGGATCTTTGGATGGTCGGAACACGTTGTCTGCTCCGTTGGAATGCTCAGATTTGTTAATCTTCTCTTCAGTGTTGGCAACTTCTATTTACTATATTTGCTTCTCCGCAAGGTGCAACCCAGGCACaag GCTGCCTCAAGTATCCAGAGAATCTTGTCAACATTAACATTAGCAGTATTTCCCACactctatttttttaacttcctttatTATACAGAAGCAGGATCCATGTTTTTTACTCTTTTTGCCTACTTGATGTGTCTTTATGGAAATCATAAAACTTCAGCCTTGCTTGGATTTTGTGGCTTCATGTTTCGTCAAACAAATATCGTCTGGGCTATCTTCTGTGCAGGAAACGTCATTGCACAAAAGTTGACTGAAGCTTGGAAAACCGagctacaaaagaagaaagaagagaggcttCCCTCTATTAAAGGACCATTTTCAGAATTCAGGAAAATTCTTCAGTTCCTTTTGGCTTATTCCATGTCCTTTAAGAACTTGAGTATGCTTTTCCTTTTGACTTGGCCCTACATCCTTctaatgtttctgttttgtgcttTTGTGGTAGTTAATGGTGGAATTGTTATTGGTGACCGGAGTAGTCATGAAGCCTGCCTACACTTTCCTCAGCTattctactttttctcttttactctcgttttttcctttcctcacctACTGTCTCTTAAGAAAATCAGGTCTTTTCTTTGCTTAGTTTGGAAACGGAGAATTCAGTTTTTTGTGATTACTTTAGTCTCCATATTTTTAGTTTGGAAATTTACTTACGCTCATAAATACTTGCTAGCAGATAATAGACATTATACATTCTATGTGTGGAAAAGAGTTTTTCAAAGATatgaaattgtgaaatatttgttAGTTCCAGTTTATATATTTGCTGGTTGGAGTATCGCTGACTCATTGAAATCAAAGTCGATATTCTGGAATTTAatgtttttcatatgcttattcacCATTATAGTACCTCAGAAACTGCTAGAATTTCGTTACTTCATTTTACCCTATGTTATTTATAGGCTTAACATACCTCTGCCACCTACATCCAGACTTGTTTGTGAGCTGGGTTGTTATGCAGTTGTGAATTTCCTAACTTTTTATATCTTTCTGAATAAGACTTTTCAGTGGCCAAATAGTCAGGACATTCAGAGGTTTATGTGGTAA